From a single Brassica rapa cultivar Chiifu-401-42 chromosome A01, CAAS_Brap_v3.01, whole genome shotgun sequence genomic region:
- the LOC103873073 gene encoding 50S ribosomal protein L9, chloroplastic, translated as MASSSLSLSWSSSLCSSHTFNVVGNETLKVSQRRSTLEVVAQKKAKKLRKVILKEDVLDLGKQGQLLDVKAGFFRNFLLPTGKAQLMTPLLLKEMKMENERIEAEKQRVKEEALQLATVFETVGAFKVKRKGGKGKQIFGSVTAQDLVDIIKAQLQRDIDKRLVSLPEIRETGEYIAELKLHPDVTARVRLNVFAN; from the exons ATGGCTTCTTCGTCTTTGTCACTCTCGTGGAGCTCCTCGCTTTGTTCGTCTCACACCTTCAATGTCGTCGGAAATGAAACCCTAAAAGTATCCCAGCGAAGGTCTACTTTGGAGGTTGTTGCCCAGAAGAAAGCCAAGAAACTCCGCAAg GTAATCTTGAAAGAGGATGTGTTGGACTTGGGCAAGCAAGGGCAATTACTGGACGTTAAAGCCGGTTTCTTCAGAAACTTTCTCTTGCCCACTGGAAAGGCTCAGCTCATGACTCCGCTTCTGCTCAA GGAAATGAAGATGGAAAACGAAAGGATAGAGGCAGAAAAGCAAAGG gTGAAAGAAGAGGCGCTACAATTGGCTACGGTATTCGAAACCGTTGGGGCTTTCAAGGTTAAACGCAAGGGCGGTAAAGGCAAACAAATATTTGGATC TGTCACAGCACAAGACCTTGTTGACATCATCAAGGCGCAGCTCCAAAG GGATATAGACAAGCGCCTTGTCTCTCTTCCGGAGATCCGTGAAACCGGAGAATACATAGCCGAACTCAAACTTCACCCTGATGTCACTGCTCGCGTTAGGCTCAACGTTTTCGCCAACTAA
- the LOC103873090 gene encoding cation/H(+) antiporter 4: MEFGDDRSLYLRDTWREANTICGVLPMNPSSSGIWPSTKLQDPKANIEFWNYMFPHVEIIFLIVTVLWQFFHFFFKRLGMIRFTSHMLTGILLSKSFMKENTPARNFFSTEDYKDTLFGLVGACSYMMFWFLMGVKMDLSLVRNTGKKAITIGLSSVLLSITVCSFIFFVILRDVGTKKGEPVVNFFEIIIIYSIQCLSSFPVIGNLLFELRLQNSELGRLAMSSAVISDFSTSVLSAVLVFLKELREEKTRLGSIFIGDVVVGNRPLKRAGTVVVFVCFAIYVFRPLMFVIINRTPSGRPVKKFYIYLIIILVFGSAVLADWCKQTIFIGPFILGLAVPHGPPLGSAIVQKFESAVFGTFLPFFVATCAEEFDTSMLHSWTDFKSIFIIVFVSFVVKFALTTLPALLFRMPANDCLALSLIMSFKGIFEFGAYAFGFQRGSIRPVTFTILSLYILLNSAIIPPILRRIYDPSRMYAGYEKRNMLHMKPNSELRVLSCIYRTDDIHPMINLLEATCPSRESPVATYVLHLMELIGRASPVFISHRLQTRKSEDTSYNSESVIASFDQFHKDFFGSVFVSTYTAISVPKTMHGDICMLALNNTTSLIILPFHQTWSADGSAIVSDSLMIRKLNKSVLELSPCSVGIFIYRSNNGRRTIRETAANFSSYQVCMLFLGGKDDREALTLAKRMARNARIKITVVCLVSSEQRANQVTDWDRMLDLELLRDVKSNVLEGVSIIYSEQVVDDASQTSTLLKSIANEYDLFIVGREKGRKSVFTEGLEEWSEFEELGVVGDLLASQDLKCQASVLVIQQQQQMI, translated from the exons ATGGAGTTCGGAGATGATAGGAGTCTTTACCTTAGAGACACATGGAGAGAAGCAAACACAATCTGCGGCGTCCTGCCCATGAATCCGAGCTCGAGCGGGATATGGCCATCCACTAAGCTCCAAGATCCTAAAGCCAACATTGAGTTCTGGAACTACATGTTTCCACACGTTGAGATCATTTTCCTCATCGTCACCGTCCTATGGCAATTCTTCCATTTCTTCTTCAAACGTCTTGGCATGATTCGTTTCACTTCCCACATGCTT ACAGGAATTCTTCTCAGCAAGTCGTTTATGAAAGAGAATACACCCGCGAGGAATTTCTTTTCGACAGAAGACTACAAAGACACTCTGTTTGGTCTGGTTGGTGCGTGTTCTTACATGATGTTCTGGTTCTTGATGGGAGTGAAAATGGACTTGAGTCTAGTCCGCAACACAGGGAAGAAAGCCATCACCATCGGCCTCTCCTCTGTGTTGCTCTCTATAACGGTTTGCtccttcatcttcttcgtcATCTTAAGAGATGTAGGAACCAAAAAGGGAGAACCGGTTGTGAATTTCTTcgaaatcatcatcatctactCCATCCAATGCCTTTCGTCCTTTCCTGTAATCGGAAACCTTCTTTTCGAGCTGAGACTGCAGAACTCAGAGCTTGGTCGTCTCGCTATGTCATCTGCTGTGATCAGTGACTTCAGCACCTCGGTCCTCTCTGCGGTTCTCGTCTTCTTAAAGGAACTCAGGGAAGAGAAAACTCGGCTTGGTTCCATATTCATCGGAGATGTTGTCGTCGGAAACCGTCCTTTGAAGCGTGCAGGGACAGTGGTGGTCTTTGTTTGTTTCGCCATATACGTTTTCAGGCCACTGATGTTCGTTATCATCAACAGAACACCTTCTGGTCGTCCCGTGAAGAAATTCTACATATATTTAATCATCATTCTTGTCTTTGGATCAGCCGTTCTTGCGGATTGGTGCAAGCAAACTATTTTCATCGGACCTTTTATTCTAGGCCTGGCGGTTCCGCACGGACCGCCTTTGGGATCTGCCATCGTCCAGAAGTTCGAGTCCGCGGTTTTCGGCACATTCCTTCCCTTCTTCGTGGCTACATGCGCCGAGGAGTTTGATACTTCTATGTTACACTCTTGGACAGATTTCAAAAGTATCTTCATCATCGTCTTTGTATCCTTTGTCGTCAAATTCGCCCTCACCACACTCCCTGCCTTGTTGTTCCGTATGCCCGCAAATGACTGCCTTGCTCTCTCTCTTATTATGTCCTTTAAAGGCATCTTCGAGTTCGGCGCTTATGCGTTTGGGTTCCAAAGAGGA TCTATTCGGCCTGTGACCTTCACCATCTTATCTCTTTACATCTTGTTGAACTCTGCAATAATACCTCCGATCTTGAGACGAATATACGATCCTTCGAGGATGTATGCAGGATACGAGAAGCGGAACATGCTTCACATGAAACCAAACTCCGAGTTGAGGGTTCTGTCGTGTATCTACAGAACCGACGACATTCATCCCATGATCAATCTCCTTGAAGCTACGTGTCCTTCAAGAGAAAGTCCTGTAGCTACTTACGTCCTTCACTTGATGGAGCTCATAGGACGAGCTTCTCCGGTTTTCATCTCTCACCGTTTGCAAACAAGAAAAAGCGAGGACACTTCTTATAACTCCGAGAGCGTCATTGCCTCCTTTGATCAGTTCCACAAAGATTTCTTCGGCTCTGTTTTCGTCAGCACTTACACGGCTATATCTGTTCCCAAGACGATGCATGGAGACATATGTATGCTCGCTTTGAACAACACAACGTCTCTCATCATCCTTCCTTTTCACCAGACTTGGTCTGCTGATGGATCTGCCATTGTCTCCGACAGTCTCATGATCCGGAAACTGAACAAGAGCGTCCTCGAGCTCTCTCCTTGCTCTGTCGGAATCTTCATCTACCGGAGCAACAATGGTAGGAGAACGATCCGAGAGACGGCTGCAAACTTCTCATCTTACCAAGTATGCATGCTTTTCCTTGGAGGTAAAGACGATAGAGAAGCCTTAACACTCGCCAAGCGCATGGCTCGTAACGCACGGATAAAGATCACAGTGGTTTGTCTGGTCTCTTCTGAACAAAGAGCCAATCAAGTAACTGATTGGGATCGAATGCTCGATTTAGAACTGCTCAGAGACGTGAAGAGCAATGTTCTTGAAGGTGTCAGCATTATCTACTCCGAGCAAGTAGTGGATGACGCCTCACAAACATCAACACTGTTAAAATCGATTGCAAATGAATATGATCTGTTCATCGTCGGAAGAGAGAAAGGAAGGAAGAGTGTTTTCACGGAAGGGCTTGAGGAATGGAGTGAGTTCGAAGAACTTGGCGTGGTTGGAGATCTCTTGGCTTCACAAGATCTTAAATGCCAAGCTTCGGTGTTGGTGATTCAGCAGCAACAGCAGATGATTTAG